A genomic segment from Flavobacterium litorale encodes:
- a CDS encoding OmpH family outer membrane protein: MKKSLILLAAAFAMISCKEETTSTSGLKTAYIDTIELMNEYEELKDWESKGNIKKAEMERELTEEGRQLELDAASFQNEAKSKGMQWAELKYQELQKRQRDLGIKQESMYVQLQKEFGVQRDTIIIQMKDYIKEYAKKEGYDYVYGTGDAASILYGKEEYDITDVILKELNDRYKNGATKTEGTLEAKEEDPVAAE; the protein is encoded by the coding sequence ATGAAAAAATCACTTATACTTTTGGCTGCTGCCTTTGCCATGATTTCTTGTAAAGAAGAAACTACATCAACTTCAGGTTTAAAAACGGCTTATATCGATACGATAGAGTTAATGAATGAATACGAGGAGTTGAAAGATTGGGAGTCTAAAGGAAATATAAAAAAGGCGGAGATGGAGCGTGAACTTACAGAAGAAGGGCGCCAGTTAGAGCTTGACGCTGCGAGCTTCCAGAACGAAGCAAAATCGAAAGGAATGCAGTGGGCAGAGTTGAAATACCAAGAGCTACAAAAAAGACAGCGTGATTTAGGTATTAAGCAAGAAAGTATGTACGTGCAGTTGCAAAAAGAATTTGGTGTACAACGTGATACCATTATTATACAGATGAAAGATTACATTAAGGAGTACGCCAAAAAGGAAGGCTACGACTATGTGTATGGTACAGGCGATGCTGCTAGTATATTATACGGAAAAGAGGAGTACGATATTACCGATGTTATCCTTAAAGAATTAAACGACAGGTACAAAAACGGAGCTACAAAAACAGAAGGAACTCTTGAGGCTAAAGAAGAAGATCCAGTTGCAGCGGAATAA
- a CDS encoding LysR family transcriptional regulator, producing the protein MKANLEWFRTFRAIYETGTMSGAAKQLYVSQPGIGLHLNALEAYTGFPLFERTARKMIPTEKGKLLYQQMINSLLCMEDIESRFQRKSGNDRATVNVGMCVETFQQALEKHIPDFGFNLIMQFGNNDALIQALEHGSADLILTTSTTLANSLIYNPFATERFIVVAGNSTDVSAFERLDKSNKNEVMGWLKSQLWYSTAADMHVLNLFWENNFNERPNFLPNYIVPNKFSIIRCLSKGKGIAILPDFLCKEAIDNQEVFKIWEGYKPLTNILYFGKRKQSLLMDEIKCIEAILFGEFGNEIKGNPETIK; encoded by the coding sequence GTGAAAGCTAATCTTGAGTGGTTCAGAACTTTTAGGGCGATATACGAAACGGGAACAATGAGCGGTGCCGCCAAGCAATTATATGTTTCGCAACCGGGTATAGGGCTGCACTTAAATGCACTGGAAGCTTATACAGGGTTTCCTTTATTTGAGCGTACTGCCCGAAAAATGATTCCTACAGAAAAGGGTAAGCTTCTTTATCAGCAGATGATAAACTCATTGCTATGTATGGAAGATATTGAAAGCCGTTTTCAGCGCAAATCTGGTAACGACAGGGCTACTGTAAATGTGGGGATGTGTGTAGAAACTTTTCAGCAAGCACTGGAAAAACATATTCCTGACTTTGGGTTTAATTTAATTATGCAGTTTGGCAATAATGACGCGTTGATTCAGGCATTGGAACACGGTTCTGCCGACCTGATATTAACTACCTCTACCACACTTGCCAATAGTTTAATTTATAATCCTTTTGCCACAGAACGGTTTATAGTGGTGGCAGGAAACAGTACTGATGTTTCAGCATTTGAGCGTTTGGATAAAAGCAACAAAAATGAGGTGATGGGCTGGCTGAAATCGCAATTATGGTACAGTACTGCTGCTGATATGCATGTTTTAAACCTGTTTTGGGAAAACAACTTTAACGAACGCCCTAATTTTTTACCTAACTACATTGTTCCCAATAAGTTTTCTATAATCAGATGTTTATCAAAAGGAAAAGGTATTGCCATTTTACCCGATTTTTTGTGTAAAGAGGCAATAGATAACCAAGAGGTATTTAAGATATGGGAAGGCTATAAACCCCTTACAAATATACTATATTTTGGCAAACGCAAGCAGTCTTTACTTATGGACGAAATAAAGTGTATTGAAGCTATATTATTCGGCGAATTTGGAAACGAAATAAAGGGTAATCCCGAAACCATTAAATAA
- a CDS encoding class I SAM-dependent methyltransferase has product MDFTNANIYCTVKDHSVSGETFDLLCNEELQLLKTHPQPSASDLGRYYESDDYISHTDGKRSLFEKLYHTVKQKALRDKIKLVQQFKPQKGKLLDIGAGTGDFLLAAKQSGWDITGIEPSQKAKNIAQNKGVVFTDDLASIPDASLDALTLWHVLEHVPDVAKQITELKRIIKPDGVIVVAVPNFKSYDAKYYGTYWAAYDVPRHLWHFSKTAIKKLFGMQGMQVVKIRPMLFDSFYVSLLSEKYKTGKMNFVKGFWVGLKSNIKGKQNSEYSSHIYIIKNNQNAK; this is encoded by the coding sequence ATGGACTTTACCAACGCCAACATTTATTGTACTGTAAAAGATCACTCGGTTTCGGGCGAAACATTCGATTTATTATGTAACGAAGAACTACAACTTTTAAAAACACATCCGCAACCCAGCGCATCAGATTTAGGGCGTTATTATGAGAGCGACGATTACATTTCGCATACCGATGGTAAGCGTTCCCTTTTTGAGAAACTGTACCACACTGTAAAGCAAAAAGCACTTCGTGATAAAATAAAACTCGTACAACAATTTAAACCCCAAAAAGGAAAGCTACTGGATATTGGCGCAGGTACAGGCGATTTTTTACTAGCAGCCAAACAAAGCGGTTGGGATATAACGGGTATAGAACCGAGTCAAAAAGCCAAAAACATAGCACAAAATAAAGGTGTGGTATTTACTGATGATTTGGCTAGTATTCCAGATGCTTCGTTGGATGCCTTAACCCTATGGCACGTTTTAGAGCATGTACCCGATGTAGCAAAACAAATAACCGAACTAAAGCGTATTATAAAACCCGATGGCGTTATTGTTGTAGCAGTACCCAACTTTAAATCGTACGATGCAAAATACTATGGTACGTATTGGGCAGCCTACGATGTGCCGAGACACTTATGGCATTTTAGTAAAACAGCCATCAAAAAACTTTTTGGTATGCAGGGCATGCAGGTGGTAAAAATACGCCCCATGCTGTTTGATAGTTTTTATGTGAGTTTACTATCGGAAAAATACAAAACAGGAAAAATGAATTTTGTAAAAGGATTTTGGGTCGGATTAAAGTCCAACATCAAAGGAAAACAAAATTCGGAGTACTCATCGCACATTTACATCATAAAAAACAACCAAAACGCAAAATAA